The Devosia sp. A16 genome includes a window with the following:
- a CDS encoding ABC-F family ATP-binding cassette domain-containing protein yields the protein MPGSISLKAVSYKTPSGVPLFSDLDLSFGPVRTGLIGRNGTGKTTLLKLLLGELAPSSGEIAVSGRLGVLRQAVQRSEARVADALGCTEQLARLDRLEAGTGSLEDAEKADWLLPAKIETALADVGLPPLALDRPTATLSGGQRTRLSLAALLIEQPDMLLLDEPTNNLDRDGRAAVAELLKRWRGGAIVVSHDRALLREMDAIVELTTIGARSYGGNWDLYQERKAIELAAAEQGLAAAERTLGELDRKTQLMRERKAKKDGAGARKAARGDIPRIMLGGMKMNAENTSGEQAKLGERRRAVASTALAAAKAEVEVLQPMAVKLEPSGLANGTTVLQLDRLTGGPVPDAPVIRNLSFAITGPERVAITGPNGSGKTTLLRLITGALAPLNGAVRIARRHALLDQEVSLLDPSQTIRENYLRLNPEDGETTARSALARFMFRADAALKPVGQLSGGEMLRAGLACTIGSGRPPELLILDEPTNHLDIHAIEAVEAGLSAYDGALLVVSHDRDFLAAIGIEREIVLS from the coding sequence ATGCCCGGTTCCATTTCGCTCAAAGCGGTGAGCTACAAGACGCCTAGTGGCGTCCCCCTCTTCTCAGATCTCGATCTTTCCTTCGGCCCGGTTCGCACCGGCCTTATCGGGCGCAACGGCACCGGCAAGACCACGCTGCTGAAGCTGCTGCTCGGCGAACTCGCGCCATCCAGTGGCGAGATCGCGGTATCCGGCCGCCTCGGGGTCTTGCGGCAAGCGGTGCAGCGCTCCGAGGCGCGCGTTGCCGATGCGCTCGGCTGCACCGAGCAACTGGCGCGACTCGACCGGCTCGAGGCGGGCACCGGCTCGCTCGAGGACGCCGAGAAGGCCGACTGGCTGCTGCCGGCAAAGATCGAAACCGCCCTCGCCGATGTCGGCCTGCCGCCGCTGGCCCTCGATCGTCCGACTGCCACGCTGAGTGGCGGGCAGCGCACCCGGCTGTCGCTGGCGGCCCTGCTGATCGAACAGCCCGATATGCTGCTGCTCGACGAGCCCACCAACAACCTCGATCGCGACGGCCGCGCCGCCGTGGCGGAGTTGCTGAAGCGCTGGCGCGGTGGCGCCATCGTGGTCAGCCATGATCGCGCCCTGCTGCGCGAGATGGACGCGATTGTCGAGCTCACCACCATCGGCGCCCGCAGCTACGGCGGGAACTGGGATCTCTATCAGGAGCGCAAGGCCATCGAGCTGGCGGCCGCGGAACAGGGCCTCGCCGCTGCAGAGCGCACCCTCGGCGAGCTCGACCGCAAGACCCAGCTCATGCGCGAGCGCAAGGCCAAGAAAGATGGCGCGGGGGCGCGGAAAGCCGCAAGGGGCGATATCCCGCGTATCATGTTGGGCGGCATGAAGATGAATGCGGAGAACACCAGCGGCGAGCAAGCCAAGCTCGGCGAGCGTCGCCGTGCCGTGGCCAGCACGGCGCTCGCCGCCGCCAAGGCCGAGGTCGAGGTGTTGCAGCCCATGGCAGTGAAGCTCGAACCGAGCGGGCTCGCCAACGGCACCACCGTCCTGCAGCTCGACCGGCTCACCGGCGGTCCCGTGCCCGACGCCCCGGTGATCCGGAACCTGAGCTTTGCCATCACCGGCCCTGAGCGGGTCGCCATCACCGGCCCCAACGGCTCCGGCAAGACCACCTTGCTCCGCCTGATCACTGGCGCCCTCGCCCCGTTGAACGGCGCCGTCCGCATCGCGCGCCGACATGCGCTGCTCGACCAGGAGGTGAGCCTCCTCGATCCGAGCCAGACCATCCGCGAGAACTACCTGCGCCTCAACCCCGAGGACGGCGAGACCACAGCCCGCTCCGCCCTCGCCCGCTTCATGTTCCGCGCCGATGCGGCGCTGAAGCCGGTCGGACAGCTGAGCGGTGGCGAGATGCTGCGTGCCGGGCTCGCCTGCACCATCGGCAGCGGCAGACCGCCGGAGCTGCTGATACTCGACGAACCGACCAACCATCTCGACATTCACGCCATCGAGGCGGTGGAAGCCGGGCTGAGCGCCTATGACGGTGCGCTGCTGGTGGTCAGCCACGATCGCGACTTCCTTGCGGCCATCGGGATCGAGCGAGAAATCGTGTTGAGCTAG
- a CDS encoding ABC transporter substrate-binding protein gives MRNASTMTAALLGTLLLSSASVSAADIKIGFLPGVVDPFYQVMQLGVEAAAKDLGVEVVTQVPPTWGVEAQTPILDAMVARGDLNYIITAPTDKDQMVAPLQAALDAGIKIITVDTFLGDGDYAKGPVTFPISYIGSDNVEGGRISARGLAKAIGGKGTVYINSTNPNVSSVEGREKGFAEVMKNEFPDIKVLGPDYNLDDQNKAAQQTAAVIEQNPDLAGVFGTNVFSAGGAGNAVVNAGLGGHVQVVAYDATAEAIELMNKGVVSLVLAQKPFDMGYMAVQFAVADHAGVTSLPRRVETGFAIIDKDNVNDPNYSRFIYKVGN, from the coding sequence ATGCGCAACGCGTCGACGATGACTGCTGCCCTGCTGGGCACGCTACTACTCTCTAGTGCATCCGTTTCCGCCGCCGACATCAAGATCGGCTTCCTGCCGGGCGTGGTCGATCCGTTCTACCAGGTCATGCAACTGGGCGTCGAAGCTGCCGCCAAGGACCTCGGCGTCGAGGTGGTGACGCAGGTGCCGCCGACCTGGGGGGTCGAGGCGCAGACGCCGATCCTCGATGCCATGGTGGCCCGCGGTGACCTCAACTACATCATCACCGCGCCCACCGATAAGGATCAGATGGTGGCGCCGCTGCAGGCGGCGCTCGATGCCGGCATCAAGATCATCACCGTCGACACTTTCCTCGGCGACGGCGACTACGCCAAGGGTCCGGTGACGTTCCCGATCAGCTATATCGGCTCCGACAACGTCGAAGGCGGTCGCATCTCGGCCCGCGGCCTCGCCAAGGCCATCGGCGGCAAGGGCACCGTCTACATCAACTCGACCAACCCCAACGTTTCGTCGGTCGAAGGCCGCGAGAAGGGCTTTGCCGAGGTGATGAAGAACGAGTTCCCCGACATCAAGGTGCTGGGCCCCGACTACAACCTCGACGACCAGAACAAGGCGGCGCAGCAGACCGCCGCGGTGATCGAGCAGAACCCCGATCTCGCCGGTGTGTTCGGCACCAACGTGTTCAGCGCCGGTGGCGCCGGTAACGCGGTGGTCAATGCCGGCCTCGGCGGGCACGTGCAGGTCGTCGCCTATGACGCCACCGCCGAAGCCATCGAGCTGATGAACAAGGGCGTGGTCAGCCTGGTGCTGGCGCAAAAGCCGTTCGACATGGGCTACATGGCGGTGCAGTTCGCGGTGGCCGACCATGCCGGGGTCACCAGCCTGCCGCGCCGTGTCGAGACCGGCTTTGCCATCATAGACAAGGACAACGTCAACGACCCCAACTATTCGCGCTTCATCTACAAGGTCGGCAACTAG
- a CDS encoding ABC transporter permease gives MTDSKAIPAEPRLPPDKRFILLASRLWAWVFLGLMIVFFIIAVPLAGGATFLTLRNAMNILVAITPVLLLGLGQTFVIISAGIDLSVGWVMSLASVVSAHAIRASFNAGAPLLLAATLGFLAAVAASAGVGLVNGLIIAKLKVPAFIVTLGSSFIVRGMALLFSENTTVIGLPAEIRDYGNESLFYVVNGEGGGFYAFFRPDVTGAMLRQMDRIFTWPVVITAIVVLISMFILNRTQFGRHTYAIGGNMQAALRTGIPVDRHIVKLYMLSSVTAGIAGFLSTLRFTAGSAVIGDPLLLSSIAAVIIGGVSLFGGAGSIIGTVIGALIIAVLTTGLVMMNVQAFWQFIVVGAVVIIAVLIDQSRDLILGRRGRGS, from the coding sequence GTGACCGACAGCAAGGCTATCCCAGCGGAGCCCCGGCTCCCACCCGACAAGCGTTTCATCCTGCTCGCCAGCCGGCTGTGGGCCTGGGTGTTCCTCGGCCTGATGATCGTCTTCTTCATCATCGCCGTGCCGCTCGCCGGCGGCGCCACTTTCCTGACGCTACGCAACGCGATGAACATCCTCGTCGCCATCACCCCGGTACTGCTGCTCGGGCTGGGGCAGACCTTCGTCATCATCTCGGCCGGCATCGACCTCAGTGTCGGCTGGGTGATGAGCCTTGCCTCGGTGGTCTCGGCCCATGCCATCCGCGCCTCGTTCAACGCCGGCGCCCCGCTGCTGCTCGCCGCGACGCTCGGCTTCCTCGCCGCGGTCGCAGCCTCAGCCGGAGTCGGCCTCGTCAACGGCCTGATCATCGCCAAGCTCAAGGTGCCGGCCTTCATCGTCACGCTCGGCTCCTCGTTCATCGTCCGGGGCATGGCGCTGTTGTTCTCCGAGAATACCACGGTAATCGGACTGCCGGCAGAAATCCGCGATTATGGCAATGAATCGCTGTTCTACGTCGTCAACGGCGAGGGCGGCGGCTTCTATGCCTTCTTCCGCCCCGACGTCACCGGCGCCATGCTGCGCCAGATGGACCGCATCTTCACCTGGCCGGTGGTGATCACCGCCATCGTGGTGCTGATCTCGATGTTCATTCTCAATCGCACGCAGTTCGGCCGGCACACCTACGCCATCGGCGGCAATATGCAGGCGGCGCTGCGCACCGGCATCCCGGTCGATCGTCACATCGTCAAGCTCTACATGCTGAGCTCGGTCACGGCCGGTATCGCCGGGTTCCTCTCGACGCTGCGCTTCACCGCCGGCTCGGCGGTGATCGGCGACCCATTGCTCCTGAGTTCCATCGCCGCGGTGATCATCGGCGGCGTGAGCCTGTTCGGCGGCGCCGGCTCGATCATCGGCACGGTGATCGGCGCCCTGATCATCGCGGTGCTGACCACCGGGCTGGTGATGATGAACGTGCAGGCCTTCTGGCAATTCATCGTCGTCGGCGCCGTGGTGATCATCGCCGTGCTGATCGACCAGTCGCGCGACCTGATCCTCGGGCGCCGCGGGAGGGGATCATGA